The nucleotide window ttttccaattcagctattttgagctTAAATGTGAACCTCACTTTAAATCCTctctttagtgattaaccctgacTGTATTTGGCAATTTGTCCTTTCCATAGTGTCCTATCCTTTACCAAAAAGCATTTCTAAAGATTACTAGATCTTGCATTTCCGAGCTGAAAGAAATTCTTCCTGAGAATTTATACAGGAACGTGGCTGGTTAAAAGATGAGCTGTATGTTTCCATTTAATGTTTTACCTCCTATAAATCATACAGAGAAGATTTATGTATGAGATGTCTGGATTTATGTTTTTCTCCCTAAACTATGTTAGCCTCGGGCGTCAGGCACCCTCATGAACACAGATTCTTTATTTTGCGCTCAAGCAACGGCAGCTGAACAAAACTAGATATACTTTAGAAATACTCTTTTTTTAAATGGATggcgactttaaccccttaaggacacatgacatgtgacatgtgattcccttttattccagaagtttggtccttaaggggttaaataggatcCTCTCTCCATCACTGAGGCTGCTTTGTGCGCCATGGCCAGTTGCGTTGACATAACGCTGGAATGGTAGCAGATCGGATCGCGCTTTAACCTGTCGGGGAGTTTTACGTGCAGCGGAGAGGAttgagggtttattcactaaactgggaattgtagaGAATTCATTAGAAAttgcatattggagaccaaggtAGCTGAACCGGTAATATTTATCTTGCACTGCCATTTTTCCAACTTGAAACAAAACAGAGTGATTAATCACAACGTAAATTACACCCTAAAatgtgtcctaaatataaagctacgTATATGCAAGGGTATTGCAAGTGCTGGACAATTACAGATGGAGAGCCTATGGAAGCAAAAATATGCAACACatagtgtgacgagaccaatctcgccacattgcattggaggagcctggttgcccgcctgctgcctttggattatggaccggcagctaaagggttaattttactgtgcagaaagatttatttttccctttctgcacagccgttcggtagattctatctaccgaacaatcagctccttttcagcctccccagagccgtggaaagccggccggcgctgttaatgggccacccagaagctggcgtgtgcctccaatcgacctccctgaagccgcggttaaccgtggcttaacaagcgtgtgctggcaattgaccacccagtagctgcggttaactgcagcttaattgattgttactgggtggtcgcggttacacttagccgccacacgatggcggtgttctggagctccccgggcagccagcgcttttctgcccggctttcctgcACCAAACCCAGACACTATTACGTGGAGGCACCGCTGAGctgtccgtctcctggttcctattcgtggggatgtagccgaacagccgttcattcggtatttttatgtgaatttgtggtaacccagatagctatgccatggaacctattcgtgtgattaaagaatttggctccatggcgattaaactgtattcgtgtggtctgagtgccattcacctaataatgttcactcagacctgagctatctggggatatgtgacatgtctgtgtttaatgtatgaacagtaactttatgtattttaaagcatattactgtatttgggtccccacgtgtgtaatggagtcttgcctttgtcctgggagataattgaattacttctccaattatctccagggcagaagggaggaagccaggatgcattgtggggatgttttacttctgtgagtctgtaatgtgatacatgtctgtctgtgttacagtcttccatctggtcccttaggggagtgtccaccaggtgggagacctgcataaatacaggggcaggtagccctcaataaagagaccactgcttgaccctcaacacggagccttgtctcgttcttggggggattcactgttggagactgattgccaggagtgtaagttgatgtatgcttttcctgttcgtgctattttgtatccagttcgggaatttggtgttctgcagtagctgtgcctgtctctcagaaaggggcatattgcctaaacggattttaaccccttgtctgctgaaacggtccgttacacatagtgtatactgcaCATACAAAATAAAGTATTGTATTATTCAATTGTTGCACTCACAGATTACAGAGCCATGCTAGGCTCTCAATAAAATGCCCAACAGTGCCTTTGGGGAAAATGGACACCATCTGTGAACAGCTCACAATGAAGAGTCTGCAATAAGATTGACACCAGCAGCACaggaatcgaaaaaaaaaaatattggcaaaAGGAATTTTTCCAACTTttccaaaacttttttttggtttgaaacTTATAATTCTCCATCTATCTTGTTTATTGAATACTGAAAAGACCATTTGATCTGTACTTTGTGCTAGCTAATGTGCTTGCAAGTGTATAGGTGACAGAATCTCTATCTTATTTATTATTCTCATTTTAGGCCATTGTTATAGTGGTAAAAGCAATAAATATGTGTTTGGGTCTGTGAGTGGAAACTCTGAGGATGACACCCCGTGTACTATCGGTAAAGTGAATATTTCCAATCTCATCGTTATTATTATAATCTAGGCAAGAACCCAGcagatggttatggtgcttggagtatccctttaccATGAGCCACATGTTCCTCTTGTGTTCCCTTTCtatgtccaatatgttttttttgtttttgttttttttgttatgcttTACTGAACATATTGTGTCTCCTTGTTTCTTTTTCTATTCGCAGATGTTAATGTCTGGAGATCGGGCTTCagagagactaaggggaacatgAAAGATATCCATATAGGGATCTCCTGGACGATGGGTCTGATTATCACAGGCCTTTGAAGTCCGAGTTCTGCCGTCTTAATGTTTCCCTTCCCTCAGAAATTCCAGCTTTACTTAAAGTGTAAGCATTGGTAGAATATCTGGGTATACCAGGACTAACGAGAGATAGTATCCAATAGAGTTTAGTGTTAACTAATAATCCTATCGCCAGTAAACGTCACTCACATACAAACAGGAGGCTTTAGTATCAAAATTCATTGTGAAATGTGAAGAAGTCATCTTTAGACTTGACCTTTAGAATCTAAACATTAACTGTGAGAATCTGCCAATTCGCCCTATGTATTTACCCAGTCACCTTCAGAATCTGCCCGTTCATCCTGAGAATCTGCCAattcactctgagaatctgcccattataCCTGAGCATCAACCCATTCACTCttagaatctacccattcactctgagaatctgcacattcactctgagaatctgcccgCCCGTTCACTCGGAGTATCTGCCCATTCTccctgagaatctacccattcactcTTAGAATCTACCAATTCACTCTGAGAATCTTTCTATTCACCCTGAGAATTTTCATATTCAtgctgagaatctgcccattcactctgagaatctacccattcgcGCTAAGAATCTgcacattcaccctgagaatctacccattcacgcTAAGAATTTgcacattcaccctgagaatctacccatttACGCTAAGAATTTgcacattcaccctgagaatctacccatttACGCTAAGAATCTGCACatttaccctgagaatctgcttattcactctgagaatctgcccattcatgcTGAGAATGTGCACAtgaaccctgagaatctgcccattcaccctcataatctgcccattcaccatgaAATCGGAGTACAAGTCCCAATGCTCTGGGCCAAATGCCAATAATACCCAGGTATATAATGAAGGCCACACAGAGCGTCCCACAGCCAGCGAGCCTCACGCTCTCCTGAGCTGCCATCAGTGAGCAGGTTGTGTTGGCCCCAGTAATTCTGCCTACAGTGCAGGGAGGGGACTGGGATTCAGTTTTGAATAGCAGGAGGGAGGATGGGGGATATCAGATCACATGTTAAAACCTAGCCCAGACAGAATGAGCTCTGAAAAGAATGAACTTGAAATGGGAGCCTCTTACCCACCCAGAGACCCACTGCAGCTCagtgtcacccccctctcctcctctctccctccctcccctgcctgaACTTATAAAgtgagggggacagaggctgaggcaGACAGTTTTCCTGCCTGGGATCTGCAAGTAAGCCTCTGCCAGAGAGTAGACAAAAAAAGAATTACAAGGAACATCTTTAGATACTTGGCAGCTGttagaaagtagcagaactgagtAGACGTTTCCTCTCTCGTGAAAGGGCCGGGattttatatagatatttattttgttatttccaaTGGCTACGGGTCAGAAGAATTCTACAAAGAAGACCCATGACTTAAAAACAAATTAGAATAGTTCATTAAGTTCATCACTGGACACTTTAGTAGAAGcagagattttgcctttttgtttaattttgttttgccATGGGTTTTATCGGCCACTTATTCCCAGGATTACCCAGATTAGAGATGGGCTGTTCTGCCTACTTGCTGGTCGTGCTTTTCGTGGGTGAGTTCTGCCATTCTCTCGCTGCCCATGTGAGCACCTGCGAAGCCAATGGCAGCATCTACTACGTCGGAGAGTGGTACTTCCTGGACTCCGATCACTGCACTCAGTGCGAGTGTACTGCCGAGGGGCCCGCCTGTGCCAGGACAGAGTGTACATCCCTACCACCAGCCTGCATGCACGTCAGCCACTACCCCACCGACTGCTGCCCTCGGTGCGAAAAGATTGGCTGCGAATACAGAGGAGAGGTCTACGAGCTGGGTGAACAATTCCAGGTAAAATCTCCTTTTTCTGATCCACGAACATGTCTAGTCATTtaacccctttaaggaccaaacttctggaataaaagggaatcatgacatgtcacacatgtcatgtgttattaaggggttaaagaaaaagttttttttagaattcgGGATTGGTGAGCGAGGAATTGAAAACTTTAAGtgcagaaagttttttttttttaaaatcaccaTTTTGGCTATTATTCCAATTTGGTGATTTTAGCCTTACATTTGATACCCCCTGGTCAATTCTGCAGACATCCTAGGTTAGTAAATAAAGTTCATTAggagttttacagagccctcgtACATACACAAGTGATTAGAGGTAATTCCACACAAACTGAGGAATGAAATGCAAATGTTTAATGGAAATCTATCCCATAGATGTAACGTCACAGCAGACGAGTTTCACCCATTTTTAggtctcctctctctcttttcagaTAGTCGCACCGATAAGTCAGTGCAGGCCACAGACATGGCCAAACCTGCTTTAAATTCACAGCTACCTGTGTCTTTGGATCTTAAAATTGTGGAATATTGCCAGGGAAATCACAAATTGTGAGTGAAATAGCTGAAATTAATACATTCActattttggctatttttacttAAAAATGCAAACTATAAAGAATTTTATTTTAAGGGTTTCATTAACTAGAGCCCAATGTGTGAAAATGTAATTATCAGAGAAAATGTATTTGTTAGCGTTTGTATCTAGTCCTCTTTCCATCAGTGAAAGATCTCAGAGTGACTTCTTAAATTCCCATAGAAATGTATTGAAATTGCGATGTCACTAAACTATATACGCACATAAATAGGAAACATCCAGATGCAGTACTGAGCGAGTTTACGAAATCATTCATTAAAGTGAAAAATCATCAGTTTTATAATTCAACCCACAATATTTCTTATCAGAATAACTCGCAAGAACAGTGGTCGCGTTATTGTAaccggcttaaccccttaaggattaaacttctggaataaaagggaatcatgacatgtgacacatgtcgtgtccttaaggggttaaagcctgtaCTCTACATTGTTATGTGGCTACCAAGATCCTCAGTAAGCACGGTACTGTGAAAACTTTATCTCTAGTGAAAACTACCAGAATGGGGAATAGAATTCTCCTTTATCCAACTTCATTAAAATATTATCTCTCGATAAATCGAATGGAATAAAAATAGCTCACTTTCTAATACGAATGTTTCACGCTGTGATATACATTTTGTCACAATGAGTGAGTTGGGGGTTTCCAGGGACGGGGCGTTACTGAAACATTTTAggagacttactaataacaatttatagaactaaaatgGAATTTAGAACATGCACAATGTATctcatttacacagactgatttctaagcacatttattgtagattaaagacacattactgggagtattattgctgtggagctctgttatacactcagacacattactgggagtattattgctgtggagctctgttatacactcagaaaaattactgggagtattattgctgtggagctctgatatacactcagacacattactgggagtattattactgtggagctctgttatacactcagacacattactgggagtattattactgtggggctccgttatacactcagacacattactgggagtattattgctatggagctctgttatacgctcagacacattactgggagtattattgctgtggggctccgttatacactcagacacattactgggagtattattgctgtggagctctgttatacactcagacacattactgggagtattattgctatggagctctgttatacgctcagacacattactgggagtattattgctgtggagctatgttatacactcagacacattactgggagtattattgctgtggggctccgttatacactcagacacattactgggagtattattgctatggagctctgttatacgctcagacacattactgggagtattattgctgtggagctatgttatacactcagacacattactgggagtattattgctgtggagctctgttatacactcagacacattactgggagtattattgctgtggagctctgttatacactcagacacattactgggagtattattgctgtggagctctgttatacactcagacacattactgggagtattattgctgtggagctctgttatacactcagacacattactgggagtattattgctgtggagctctgttatacactcagacacattactgggagtattattgctgtggagctctgttatacactcagacacattactgggagtattattgctgtggagctatgttatacactcagacacattactgggagtattattgctgtgtagctctgttatacactcagacacattactgggagtattattgctgtggagctctgttatacactcagacacattactgggagtattattgctgtggagctctgttatacactcagacacattactgggagtattattactgtggagctctgttatacactcagacacattactgggagtattattgccgtggagctatgttatacactcagacacattactgggagtattattgctgtggagctctgttatacactcagacaacttactgggagtattattgctgtggagctctgttatatactcagacacattactgggagtattattgctgtggagctctgttatacactcagacacattactgggagtattattgctgtggagctctgttatacactcagacacattactgggggtattattgctgtggggctccgttatacactcagacacattactgggagtattattgctatggagctctgttatacgctcagacacattactgggagtattattgctgtggagctctgttatacactcagacacattactgggagtattattgctgtggagctctgttatacactcagacacattactgggagtattattactgtggagttctgttatacactcagacatattactgggagtattattgttgtggagctctgtt belongs to Pelobates fuscus isolate aPelFus1 chromosome 7, aPelFus1.pri, whole genome shotgun sequence and includes:
- the LOC134568970 gene encoding von Willebrand factor C domain-containing protein 2-like, translated to MGFIGHLFPGLPRLEMGCSAYLLVVLFVGEFCHSLAAHVSTCEANGSIYYVGEWYFLDSDHCTQCECTAEGPACARTECTSLPPACMHVSHYPTDCCPRCEKIGCEYRGEVYELGEQFQPSECEQCTCDLDGIARCLVADCAPPPCVNPVYEKGECCPRCKDGPNCYSDSSQSRIIPAGQYIWVDSCTKCRCHDGQDVGYWEGNRLAKCEKAKNCSPEEGRENS